The genomic DNA ATATTCAGCTTTTTGTAAAAATTATATATCATTAAAGCAAACCTGGACTTTCTGTAGAACATCTTCAGATGTTCCACATGCTTCATGAGAGGTCGCAGAAAGCAAATTTAATTCCCTGGGCGCTGAATGACTAGAAACTACAAATTCAGCATCAGCATTTCCTGGTACGACTGTCCCGTTCAAATCATAAGATACTGAGTTAGAAGAAACCGCTTCAGCAGATGGTTTCTGCAAAATCTCCCCATTTCCAGCAACAGAAATCTGGCCACTTTGCAATAGATTCAACAAAGCCTTCATATTGGCCTCCAATGTCCCAGCCCTAACTTGTAATACTCGATTAATAGCATACACTAAATAAAGAGGTTCATCTAGCAACGAGAAAGGAAGTAAAGCAAGGATTTCTGCACAATACCTGGCCAAAAGCAAGTAAAATAATTGTCAGCATAACTAAAGCCTGTACAGAAATTCAACTGTCACTGATGGTAGAACTCACATTAAAAATGGAATCACTGAACTATTGCAGGCAGGAGTATCAAACTTGCGAATGACTGATGACATAAATTTGTTCCTTGAAACACGGTTCCCACGAATGAGCTTAGTAGATTCGAGAAACCCCCAATTTTGCAATAGGCTACAGAACTGGCATCTGATTTGCCTTTTACATTACCAGATGATTTCGATTGAAGCTTGGCATTACATTTCTCAGGGTTACTTCGATTCATGGATTGTATGAATATAAATGACATCTGAAGACCATCTCCCAGTCGACTTTCAAAGAATGCAGGATACCTGACAAGATAATTTCACCAGTTGGCATAACATATCATAGAGttgaaaattaaaatatatttcgTTTATCCAAAGAGTATACTTCTCATTCATATTCATCAGTAAATGATGCGCCAGCTTCGAGTTGACCTCCTGAGGGTCTGTTTCAAGCGCGATAAGATAAGGTACACATGTGATCGGATGAACCAGACCCTGTCGCAGCACAGCTTCTACAATCTGTATCCATAAAACCAGAATACATTTGAATGAAAACGGAATATTTTAGTTAGATGAAGGATTTGTACTGAAATTATCTACCCATCCACTCCGTGGGAAAGTTATTTAAGGTTCTTAGAGCAATGAAGCCTGCGTCttcttttcttttgatttttATATTAGGATAGTGCTAAACATTTGACTGTTTGAACAATGGTAGAACCAGGCTTTGAACTTCAGAATTTTCGCTTTCAGGCAGGTCAAAGCTTAATCAAAACGGGATACGACTGACAGGTAATTATGTCATAGATTAATTATAACTATATAGCATTGGGATTTGAATGTTAAACTATGAACTTCCAGAACAGACTAAAGCTCAACAGGAAAGTGCATTATCAACAGGAATGCTTCATAGTTTGCTTAAGATTGGTAAAGGGGATTCACCTTAAGAGCAGACTTCCGTACTAATTCAATCTCATCCAAACATCTATCTAGGATGCTTTCCCAATACAGCTGGACAATCCCCCCACATATGTTAGTATCACCTGCACCGGCTGCAACAGGCACACTTTGACCACCCTCTACAGAATAAGCAACCTCATTGTTGTTGGAATTATCTGTCCCCATTTGACTTTCCGCATCAAGAAGATATTCATACAGATTCTGCAAGGATTGCAACTGGAAAAGTAGATTCTCAATGTCATGCCTTCCCCAACCCTTATAATATTAATAATGTGTGTGCACGGGTGTTTCTTTTCTTAAAACCTGTACAGATGCAAGGAAAATAAAATTACCTTAAGACGATAATCTGTACTGGAAGATAATGTTGCCTCCAAAATTTTTCCTATATCCTTCTCCAACATGAATTCAGGCCTGGCAATTAAAACATAACCTAATGCCTGCAAAGGTCAAAAAGCACATGAACAAAGGTCATAACTACATGAGGACTACAAAAAGGGGAGAATTGAGGCTCACTTGCAACGATCTGATCTTAAAAACAAAGTCTTCAGCCGTAAGATACTTCTTGAATAAGGTGACACTATTTTCAACATCTGAGTTTCTCTTGCTACTTAGCAAAGAGTTACCATAACGAATTAACAAACCCAGACAGAAAAGTGATCGGCCCACTTGCTGAAATAAGGAGGGTAAAAGGAAAAACAGATATATGTTAGAACATGTCTAAACGTCCAGGTCAAAAGCTGGAAAAAGGGAAGTCCTTATTATAAGAAAAAGGTAAAGGAATTCACATCAAGAAGACACAGATACAATATTCAAGACAAAAACTTATACTAACAATAATATGTGTCTGGATGGATCATGGATCTCTGATAAGCAAATAAGTATCTGCATATCATATCATATCTCGGTAATACGTCTTAATAACATACGAATCACATAATACTAATTCACCTTTGTTGCACATCTAAAAGAAATGAGTGGGGTCAATGCTCTTGAGAAAATAAGTTATAAACTTAGTAATATATTCGAAATTTATTAAGAAAGCACCAACCTGCTTATTGTCGAATCCTAGTGCATCCAATCGCTTGAAAAAAACATGAATTAGATATTCGACAACTCTTGCACCTTTTCCTGCTACTTTACTCACTGTGCAGAGGCACCTTACGAATAAAGAAAGAGTTAGCGAAGTTAAACACCAGATCACATGATTTATGATTAGTGATGCAAAGAGAAAACTCTTTAACAGATCGTGTTTCGCACATCTTGCTAATAACAACAGGTACCCAACTTTTAAACCAAATATGCAAGAGATAAAGTGTAGAAAATGTAAGGAAGGTAAATTACTTGATGCAAGCATGGACAACAGTTAAGAAAGAATGTCGAACAATCATCTGTTTCAAATCTTGCTCAAGCTCTTCAACAACAGCTTGAGGAATCCTTGGAGCCAAGGGTAAAACAGAATCAATGACAAACACTATGCTTTCCAGCAGCTGTGCAACTCCTCGGCTATCAGCCTGAATACAAGCAAACTGAGTTGAGTAATAATTTTTAAACATATATTTAGTTAAAGTATACAATAGACAACAATCTCCCTAATAAGAATTGCAAATAATTCTCTCACCAAAAATAAACATCAAACCTGTACAAATCAAATAACAATAcaaagaagcgagtcaagcgaCACTTCAACACATACAGCACTTTCCTAATTAATGCTTAGCATAAAACATAGTAAGATGCAAAAGCAATCAGCAATAAGGCAGTGAACCACGAGCCTCCCCTTCCCCGAATGTTAATTTGGTGAGCATAGACACAAAAGGTGAAGTTATATGTTACTAAAGGTATATAACAATCTTCTTTCACAGCTCCACTACTTTTATAGTGCGCGCTAATATTGTTCACTCCAGAAAGAAGGCATATGATATGAAATTTAATATCCGACCCACAAAAGTTTTGTACAAATATTCAAAATTTTGTATAACTCAGATATCCAATATTTATGTATCCAAAATACTTCCAAATGTATTCATTTAGCCCATAAGTAACATTTCTTACCGAATACCGACCAACTACAATCTGATGGTTGGCATAACAGAGATCAAATTTAACATATATATTTGAACTTGAGAAAACAAAATTTCAGTATAACCTGACTCTTCAAGTACGGCTCTAGAGTGACAACGAACTGTGAAGGATCAGAAGACGGTGCACATAGTGCAGGATCCACGGTACAAAAGGCATGCAACAGAAGAACATAAGGAAGTGAGCTCAACTCCAGTTCTGCGCCTGTCATTTCTTCTACCTGAAGAGAAAAAGGTTTTATGAGCACAAATAAGGGGAAGACAAATGAAATGAGCCTGTCTTAAAAAGTGCAATGTCATGGAAATCTCATATACACCTGAAGTATTCTCTCCAACAAACATTTACACATAAGCTCACAGCGCTTGCGCACTGATGCAAGTATTACGGGACTGATTCCAGCAGCTTTTGCTGATTGCGTTAAAAAGTCAAGGGCCAAGTTACGCTTAATGACGGTGACAAGCAGTTGATTGTCTTTCATCCTCCTCTGCATCTCAACAATCTGCTCGGTTTTCTTAGCTACTTCTATTGGTACAGAACTACCATCTCCAAATGACCGGCTCTGTGAGCTTGAAGAATCGTCAAACCAGAACTCATAAAACGTCTTACATACAAGATCCTGTGGATCAAAAAATCCAGACAAGATCTTAAAAAAATAACACTGAACAGAAGGGCAAATTTAAGTAGTTCTCCTTAGTTCAAGACCAGAATGCCTTTATGACCCTACGCTGGGCATCTTGTACTCCTGGTACCatgatattttattttgaacTCATAAACCTCTAATGAAATGTAAAATATTCCAATCAACCTCTTTAAAACCATAATATACAAAACTCCAGCACCCTAACACCTCGTGACTTTTATGTGATCCTATCACAGACCAATACATATAGTAGTAAAAGTAGATACTTCTGGCTATATGTTTGAATTTGACTATAAATCACATTTAATTTTTGCAATTCTGACCAAATTAGCCAAAAAAAGAGTTGATTTCATGTTAAAAATAAAGTGTTATGAGTCCTACACATGATATCATGATTATATGAGTACAATGTGCTGAAGTTAGGGTTAATAAGACCCGTATCAGCAGCATGGAAATGTTTCTGGTATTACCCATCACTAAAACAGATAATCCTGACATAAGAAAACTCCTGTAAAGGAGCAGAAGTTGCGAGAGTAGAGTATTGACAACAATACATGATACAAAATCAAATAATTTGGTGCAGAACTACCTGAATACTGGATTCTTCATCACAAATACGGGATATAATTACAATGCAAGCATTAGTAAATTCTGAGAAATTTGGATTTGCAGTGCACATATCCCTTATAATTTTGATGGCTCGTTTCCGCACGCTCACTCCAGTATCTTTTATTCTCTCAGCAACCTTCTCAAAGTACTAAAAAAACACAAGCAGAGAGTGAAGACAAAATTATTATAGTGAACCAAGTATGTATTTGAGGATGTACAATCCAAATCAATACCTTTACACCAACATCAGGATGTGAGGTAATATAGCGACCAACAAGTTCAAGAGATACTTCTCTAACAGATATAGATGAATCACAGAACCTGTCTTCAACTGCCGCCTGGACATGCTTATCACGCAAAACTTCTGGATCAGCTTCAACAATAATACTAACCTGCTCTCACGAAACAAGGGAAGCAAGTACATCAAATTTCTTGCAAAAAATAGTAAATAATACTATAACAAGTGGTCTGGTAATGCTTGAAGGGACTAGAAAGTTGGGTACACTCTACTTACAGCTCTTAATGCCTTGGCACGAATCACAGGAGAGTTCTCCCTTAAACTTGCCTGAAGTCAAGTAAACAGTACATATTAGCAGGAATATTATCTACAGGTAATCAAGATGCAACAGAATAAACTGACCAGAAGCATTTGAAGAATTTTATCAAACCCTCTGGAGAAAGAATTGTTTTGACCCATGGCTTAAAGTCATCTTTTTTACTGAATTCCTTTTCAATACAGAAGAAACAGTCTTGCATTCTCGCACAAGTGCTCTTGATTTCAGTCGAGCAAGAAAGAAGAATAACTTTTGTTGGCAAGTCAGGTCGTCTTTGTACCACGAGCAAAGATAAAACCTGCACATTAAAAATCAGCATGTTCAGCAAAAATAGCCAACCGGGCTCAGAATCCTGGAGGTGTTTTGTTTTAATAAAAAACTAATTTGTTAATGTGCGCAAAAACAGGTCTTGGCATAAGAATATCCTGGCAAATATTAAGGTTCCGCTAAAAATGCCCACCATCGGGTAATGAGGTGCATATCAACTGAAGCACCAGCATCCTGGAGATAATTCAGAAGCATCTGCTGAACAATCTCCATCTTCGTAGGGGGGTTGGAAGCTTTGGTATTCCTTTTTCCATCAGTCTTGCACTGTGATTTACAATATGACTGTAACGCAAGAAGTTGGTCCCTGCAAGCACAAAACTGACAGTCCCAACTGCCGATGGATATTTCATCTTCTCTTAATCCCACGCAGTCTACATGAAATAATCTCCGACAGCCTTGGCATATAACCAAAGACTTCCCGGTCTTTGCACCCAAGCAAACAGAACATGCATCTTTCGGATAGCTCTGACTCATATCATCATTCATAAACTCTTTCACAATCCAAAAATTTTCCCTCCTACATAGAACGGTATCCTGTTTCAACCTGGCGGCAACTGTACCTAGGAGTTCAATTGTCATCGAACGAGCAGCAATATCCTTGGATTTTAAACCGGCATTCTGAAGTAGTAGCACGCAAAGTACCTGCAAGCAACTACATCTTAGTAAACTAAAAACTAATAAGCATCAACAGGCAAGTCAACCAGACAGCTGATACCTCCAGAATAGGAGCCGAAGCTGGATACTCAGGCAAATTCAGTGTCATCAACAAATCAGCTACAAGATTATCCATCATGTTTCTCAGCTCTGCGGCATCATGACTCTTTGTACTAGTAAATCTCTGAAGAACGCGACTCCAGAAAAGACAACATGTCTCTGTGACAGCCTCATGACACTTGCTAGGGTAAGAGGCATCAATTGAAGGCTCAAGAAGGAATGAAGTGCTATCAGACTCCCTTAAGGCATCAGGAAGGTTGGCACTACAATGAACCAACTGAATCAATAGAGCAGTTACCATTTGAATCTGCTTTTGCTCATCATCAGGTAGATGATAGTGTCTTGGCGGTCGCTTTGTCATCGGCAACTTCAATAGCAACAGCACTACCTCATCGATTACATAAGTTCGATGCTGTAGGTATGAATAGAATATCTACAAGACCACAACCAAGTGCTAAGCAATATAAAAGGAAAGAGAGCTTAACAAAGAAGTTACAAGTTTACAAATACAAAAGTAATACATATTCATACCCCGCAAATTAAACTGAGTGCTTTAAGCTGCAGCAATTGAATATTATCCACCAAGAACGTTGAGAAGCTTGTCTTTACCAATTGGAAAATGCAACTATCTGAAAGTCGCTCAATTGTCAACAAGTCTTTCAAAAGACCAAGAATTATACACAGTTTCTGATCTGCAGTATTCACAACGGCAGAAACTCTACAtttaagaaaaagaaaaaaattagaTTTATGATAAAATTATATTGTTTTAATGATATCTACAGAATATGCATATAAATATCTCCACCTGTTCACAGCTGATTTCCTCACTTTCACACTCTTAGAGGTACGCCTTCTCTTACTCGCAGAACCAAAATCAGCATCAGGTTCTTCAACTTCGTCTATTCatgcaaagagaaagaaattATACATAGATAAGAGGAAAATATAGGATCTAAACAGTGGAAAGTGGAAACTGTAGTTCGTCTATTGCTGAATAGCCTAACTGACGCCCTTTTAAGTTCAGTCATGCAGAGCACAGAAATGAGGAACCCATTGTCAACACACTAGATAGTAGACTAACCTTCAAGGTTCCCATTTTCACTTGGTCTGTGCAGAGCACGATAAGCTGGATCACTTGCTGACATGATGTCCATCAGTTGATATTTAGAAAATTCCAGTATCCTCTCTATCATCTAGAAAATGTTAAAAGTTTTAGAACCTAACAGCATTTCATCAATACTATGCATCACAATTCAGCTAAAACATTCACCCAAAACTTAAGGAACCAGTTGCTGTTGCATATTTTACTGCAAACAACAATATATGAGCACAGATGTGTACCTCTTCATTGTAGAGATTCTTCGGCATGCCGCTATTAGCCATTACCAGTAGAGCTGCGTGAATGGACTCTAGAGCAACGGATACTGATGATAGAACTTCTGCATCTGCCTGAAATATAGCAACTAATAGTTGAGAGAGAACGGTACGATGCAATATAATATACAAGAACAATTAGGTCAATCTACTCAGAATCTGTTTTGAGCAACTTGATGCTCGAATAATAGAAGGTTAATGAATAGGAATTTAGCAGGGGTTAGACTAAATAGCTTACAAACAATAAAAGATGAATTATACTATATTGATGTTCATCAGCGAAGATGTAGATGACACAATTTAACAATTCTAAGCATGCGCATCTACAGAAAGTAAATCGCCTAGAACGGTTGGTATTAGGGTAGATCCCTTGTATATTCCTTTTTCTCTTTCTATAAATTCTCAATTTAGCAACAAAAAAAACTATTACAAGATATTAAAATTCTGAAATCTTCGGATATGCCTCTAGGCTTGTCCAGAAACCCCGCCTCAGTAATATATAGATTCAACACACATTTGAACAATTCTAAGCAATGCGCATCTGAACCGCACGAGAATCGCCTAGCAATAAATTCAGTATATGGAAAGTGAATAATGGATTTAATGTTGATCTCTCCACTATATAGCTTGCAGAATCTTGGTTACTTGGACTCGGGTGGAAATTTCCAACATGGACACATGTCCAAGAGACGGACATGGTAAATTTCTTAGAATATATAGATACATACTTGCACATAtttatatatctgtgtgtgttTTGCCCTGATGTAAGTGTTTGAATGTCCATAACAATGTCCGAGTGTCCACCACAAGCACGCAAGGCAAAATGGAGAGTCGGGTAACAGAGTGTTGGAATCTACCTATATTAAAAAGCCTATTGAAATAATAGCAGCTAAAGTCCTGATCAGATAGAAATTTTCTCACACATACTGCACTAAACTGCACGAGGTTTAAATTCTTTAAAAAGAAACTACTAAAAATAACAAA from Apium graveolens cultivar Ventura chromosome 5, ASM990537v1, whole genome shotgun sequence includes the following:
- the LOC141661848 gene encoding LOW QUALITY PROTEIN: sister chromatid cohesion protein SCC2-like (The sequence of the model RefSeq protein was modified relative to this genomic sequence to represent the inferred CDS: inserted 2 bases in 1 codon; deleted 2 bases in 2 codons), giving the protein MSTSRRIPRGISLSNTVHSDVAPSLPLPSLPVFCGAEDAEIRLSDESSGSRSVNRSVVLNQAGRIAGLLGETDVSYLNLKEDPSSQHNGSVGPTDLHDEVLRCNSEAFESHLPGLSSQMKEQLYNRKTIEEDKFQQDLPAANQAQRDTNGAQNNHDNNDKILTSSRKQKVKKKGSDSTSIPDAAAIQDAAIGDFCACLENLCDRAEMNDDDREEAEWLPLPLADIRVLVNGIVSIRAKNFLNLVPVDILVRTLRVLDHQIHRAEGLSISECENADAEVLSSVSVALESIHAALLVMANSGMPKNLYNEEMIERILEFSKYQLMDIMSASDPAYRALHRPSENGNLEDEVEEPDADFGSASKRRRTSKSVKVRKSAVNRVSAVVNTADQKLCIILGLLKDLLTIERLSDSCIFQLVKTSFSTFLVDNIQLLQLKALSLICGIFYSYLQHRTYVIDEVVLLLLKLPMTKRPPRHYHLPDDEQKQIQMVTALLIQLVHCSANLPDALRESDSTSFLLEPSIDASYPSKCHEAVTETCCLFWSRVLQRFTSTKSHDAAELRNMMDNLVADLLMTLNLPEYPASAPILEVLCVLLLQNAGLKSKDIAARSMTIELLGTVAARLKQDTVLCRRENFWIVKEFMNDDMSQSYPKDACSVCLGAKTGKSLVICQGCRRLFHVDCVGLREDEISIGSWDCQFCACRDQLLALQSYCKSQCKTDGKRNTKASNPPTKMEIVQQMLLNYLQDAGASVDMHLITRWFYLCSWYKDDLTCQQKLFFFLARLKSRALVRECKTVSSVLKRNSVKKMTLAMGQNNSFSRGFDKILQMLLASLRENSPVIRAKALRAVSIIVEADPEVLRDKHVQAAVEDRFCDSSISVREVSLELVGRYITSHPDVGVKYFEKVAERIKDTGVSVRKRAIKIIRDMCTANPNFSEFTNACIVIISRICDEESSIQDLVCKTFYEFWFDDSSSSQSRSFGDGSSVPIEVAKKTEQIVEMQRRMKDNQLLVTVIKRNLALDFLTQSAKAAGISPVILASVRKRCELMCKCLLERILQVEEMTGAELELSSLPYVLLLHAFCTVDPALCAPSSDPSQFVVTLEPYLKSQADSRGVAQLLESIVFVIDSVLPLAPRIPQAVVEELEQDLKQMIVRHSFLTVVHACIKCLCTVSKVAGKGARVVEYLIHVFFKRLDALGFDNKQQVGRSLFCLGLLIRYGNSLLSSKRNSDVENSVTLFKKYLTAEDFVFKIRSLQALGYVLIARPEFMLEKDIGKILEATLSSSTDYRLKLQSLQNLYEYLLDAESQMGTDNSNNNEVAYSVEGGQSVPVAAGAGDTNICGGIVQLYWESILDRCLDEIELVRKSALKIVEAVLRQGLVHPITCVPYLIALETDPQEVNSKLAHHLLMNMNEKYPAFFESRLGDGLQMSFIFIQSMNRSNPEKCNAKLQSKSSGNVKGKSDASSVAYXAKLGVSRIYKLIRGNRVSRNKFMSSVIRKFDTPACNSSVIPFLMYCAEILALLPFSLLDEPLYLVYAINRVLQVRAGTLEANMKALLNLLQSGQISVAGNGEILQKPSAEAVSSNSVSYDLNGTVVPGNADAEFVVSSHSAPRELNLLSATSHEACGTSEDVLQKVQAYSLAASALQLLMKLKRHLKVVFSLDDARCQVFSPNESQKSGDVLSRQNIPFNISETRLDLPSTYNDLLQRYQEFKNALREDTVDYSTYTANIKRKRPTPRNPTPRRAGKSNRMVSQNDDDAESDEDWESGGRTVSSGRKAYNIRTRQRL